In Saccharicrinis fermentans DSM 9555 = JCM 21142, a genomic segment contains:
- a CDS encoding PorP/SprF family type IX secretion system membrane protein, which produces MNRLIKYISTIFVLTCAFVNSAQAQDSHFSQFYANPLYMSPSLAGSTNGGRLIANYRNQWPGIQNAFKTYSISFDNFFSSLNSGLGFMLYQDKAGSAGLTTTHLAFQYSYNLVINDQWQIIPGLQFAYGDKTIDFSKLRFGDEIAGLGGSESWSRLNNEKANYIDFAASAFLYSAKSWFGITVDHLSQPNYSFLNEEMRMPLKTVLFGGVNIWNERRRLKGHARSFSLSYRLQHQAQNIQTDLGVYWFNDPIEIGVWYRGLPFLTSSDNSGINQDAIVTLLSYKYGPLRFGYSYDISISQLGWTSQGAHELSVIFEFNQKMSLRLNGKRPALPCSETANPLSSTSRSKYKGKRRRVF; this is translated from the coding sequence ATGAACAGACTTATCAAATACATATCCACTATTTTTGTCCTCACATGCGCATTCGTCAATAGCGCTCAGGCCCAGGATTCGCATTTTTCACAATTCTATGCCAACCCACTATACATGAGCCCTTCATTAGCCGGATCAACCAATGGAGGACGATTAATTGCCAACTATAGAAATCAATGGCCTGGCATACAAAATGCCTTTAAAACCTATTCCATATCATTTGATAACTTTTTTTCCAGCCTTAATAGTGGTCTCGGCTTCATGCTATATCAAGACAAAGCGGGAAGTGCAGGTTTAACCACCACTCATTTAGCATTCCAATACAGCTATAATCTCGTCATTAACGACCAATGGCAAATCATACCTGGCTTACAGTTTGCCTACGGCGATAAAACCATTGACTTCAGCAAACTCCGTTTTGGTGACGAAATAGCTGGTCTGGGTGGTTCAGAATCATGGAGCAGGCTGAATAACGAAAAAGCAAACTACATTGATTTTGCAGCCTCAGCTTTTCTTTACAGTGCCAAATCTTGGTTCGGAATTACGGTAGATCACCTATCACAACCCAATTATTCCTTCTTGAATGAAGAGATGAGAATGCCCTTAAAAACAGTTTTGTTTGGCGGGGTCAACATTTGGAACGAAAGAAGACGACTAAAAGGTCATGCACGCTCCTTCTCTCTCAGCTACAGATTACAACACCAAGCCCAAAATATACAAACCGATCTGGGGGTATACTGGTTTAACGACCCTATTGAAATTGGGGTATGGTATAGAGGACTTCCATTTTTGACATCCAGCGACAACTCAGGAATCAACCAGGACGCCATCGTTACATTGCTCTCATACAAATATGGTCCCCTGCGCTTTGGCTACAGCTATGATATCTCCATATCTCAATTAGGATGGACTTCACAAGGCGCTCATGAGCTATCTGTTATTTTCGAGTTTAACCAAAAAATGAGCCTACGTCTCAATGGAAAGAGACCCGCCTTGCCATGTTCTGAAACAGCCAATCCTCTGTCTAGTACAAGCCGAAGTAAATACAAAGGTAAAAGACGAAGGGTATTCTAA
- a CDS encoding PKD domain-containing protein: MGKCAPVDVDWEATYYGVNDKGTATIQIQYDWNDGSPVELVNATLIDATNRNWQATHSHTYPNTGNQCNYHPRVALVVNGIVCTSSEQEQIVTVWDTDNQNGGYLSIAPDPKPICFGNDALFQFEDISQWNCTPPDENDAINNADRWVQWIYGTGGSTITNAQVDGSVHTYPWTGSINYVPGPVESPIAPYNTTLDIYIPNGHPVGAFFEVTLRNWNVCNPYDANLSDGLPPADPINGDFPPVTTTARAIIVDLPDASVAPVAAICASEAPFLLIASDGGGQWSGPGISDPSNAMFNPQTAGPGIHTITYAITDGNACSDIGSVTIEVLESPKASIAQGDTAHLCPGMTIALDGNSTLGTAPYTHSWSGQTTGLSNTNIDNPDFTSTSGGLYELIYRVEDQNTCWNTDTIIMDIQQVNISITNPDIEVCQGNNITLNPEPSGGSEFYVLHQWTGTRTDKLSATDIQTPVFTANETGTFTYLYTVHDSHGCENTQTIKITVHGQPSANPGNHITECGLQSTLTATPSIGLGSWKTINGPGNLMFSSFSIPSPDITANTYGDYTLRWTEENNGCTDSADIIVSFTEIPLPSVMQDKDTCGLSIQLSTFKHVGTGIWKMAAGIGTPAFDDAALTQTNVTVDIPGKYKFTWNEDNGNGCIGNDTVEINFLQIPIAQIALPMAGCTPLEINFTNTSSYADSYHWDFGNGIISNQENPQQIFTNHTAIPVDYEITFIARTINGCADTVQHTIEVAPTPVSLFEIDKAVGCSPLESKFTNQSPSGNSYEWIWGDGSSNITTTNASHTFKNNETYTQSFKVELISKNTFGCTDTSKIFTTVYPKQKFNLMASPDSGCAPLNVNFIGDIGAYQYEWDFGDGNHTLGGNIHSKLFTNNEQKKEKHLVTLYTTSGFGCLDTAQVSIITLPSPTAEFVPNDFAICSPKNIVFDNNSEHSLKSFWDFGDGNTANTVNTESIDHSYINNTFSPINYKIRLVTENSFGCKDSMDGFTTVNPSVAAKITGDGKGCAPMEISFGNESIGANNFVWNYGDGHTSTSYLGLNVFTNNTTTDKEYKVSMIASSPYGCTDTAHSVVTIYATPDANFTVTPEEVQMPESTIEINNLTLGNNWLYQWEFGDSNTSSQQQPIQHTYADYGLYDVSLKVYSEKCENTLKKGVRIKAGLPTVEYGPPTQGCPALKVDFFSNATSAENYYWDFGDGNISASPNPTHTYFTEGTYTVTLSVEGPGGTTTKNDLKIDVYPEPTALFEVRPNIVTIPGEGVTFINQSINADTYLWNFGNGQTSTLENPIHEYSSAGNFDIRLQAENQYGCSNSYIQYQAVTAKEGGEITFPNAFTPNTAGPGDGRYDRTDNNNFIFHPAVAKGVVEYKLQIFTRWGQLIFESNQIEVGWNGYHKNQLCIQGVYIWKVSCRFSTGQFKVYTGDVTLLR; this comes from the coding sequence ATGGGGAAATGTGCTCCCGTTGATGTAGATTGGGAAGCTACGTATTATGGCGTAAACGACAAAGGAACAGCGACCATACAAATACAATACGACTGGAATGATGGCTCTCCTGTTGAGCTAGTCAATGCCACTCTGATAGATGCGACCAATAGAAACTGGCAAGCCACCCACAGTCACACCTATCCCAACACGGGCAACCAATGCAACTATCACCCAAGGGTAGCTCTGGTGGTAAATGGTATTGTATGTACAAGCTCTGAACAGGAACAAATTGTAACCGTGTGGGACACCGACAATCAAAATGGTGGTTATTTGTCCATCGCACCTGATCCTAAACCAATTTGTTTTGGAAATGATGCCTTATTTCAGTTTGAAGATATTAGTCAGTGGAACTGTACTCCTCCCGATGAAAACGATGCCATCAACAATGCCGATAGGTGGGTTCAATGGATATATGGAACCGGCGGAAGTACAATTACCAATGCCCAGGTAGATGGATCTGTGCACACATACCCATGGACCGGATCCATCAACTACGTCCCCGGGCCGGTAGAATCCCCTATTGCACCCTATAATACAACATTAGACATCTATATTCCCAACGGACACCCGGTGGGTGCTTTTTTTGAGGTAACACTTCGCAACTGGAATGTTTGTAATCCCTACGATGCAAACCTCTCTGATGGACTACCTCCGGCTGATCCTATCAATGGAGATTTTCCTCCTGTCACCACAACAGCCCGGGCTATTATTGTTGACTTACCAGATGCATCCGTGGCACCTGTTGCTGCTATATGTGCGTCAGAAGCTCCTTTTTTGCTAATTGCCTCCGATGGAGGTGGGCAGTGGTCTGGACCAGGAATCAGCGATCCTTCAAATGCCATGTTCAACCCCCAAACAGCTGGTCCAGGTATACATACTATCACTTATGCCATTACCGATGGAAACGCATGTTCAGACATTGGTTCTGTAACCATTGAAGTACTGGAATCACCCAAGGCCTCCATCGCCCAGGGCGACACAGCTCATCTTTGTCCGGGTATGACCATCGCCCTTGACGGAAATTCCACTTTAGGCACAGCTCCCTATACGCACAGCTGGAGTGGTCAAACAACTGGACTTAGCAATACAAATATTGACAATCCGGATTTCACTTCTACCTCTGGTGGACTCTATGAACTCATATATCGAGTAGAAGACCAGAACACTTGCTGGAACACCGACACCATCATAATGGACATTCAACAAGTAAACATCAGCATTACCAATCCGGACATAGAGGTATGCCAAGGCAACAACATAACGCTTAATCCCGAACCTTCGGGCGGCTCCGAATTTTATGTACTCCATCAATGGACAGGAACAAGAACAGACAAATTATCTGCTACAGACATACAAACCCCTGTTTTTACAGCCAATGAAACAGGAACTTTCACATACCTCTATACAGTACATGATTCGCATGGCTGTGAGAATACCCAAACAATCAAAATCACCGTACATGGACAACCCTCGGCGAACCCCGGCAACCACATTACAGAATGTGGTTTACAAAGTACGCTAACAGCTACACCAAGCATTGGCCTCGGAAGTTGGAAGACAATTAATGGCCCCGGCAACCTTATGTTTTCATCCTTTTCCATTCCCAGCCCAGATATAACAGCAAATACATACGGAGATTACACCCTTAGGTGGACGGAAGAAAATAATGGATGTACCGACTCTGCCGACATCATTGTTTCTTTCACAGAAATACCACTTCCTAGCGTTATGCAAGATAAAGATACCTGCGGCTTATCCATACAACTCAGCACATTCAAACATGTTGGAACCGGCATATGGAAAATGGCCGCAGGAATCGGCACTCCAGCTTTTGACGATGCTGCATTGACCCAAACAAATGTAACTGTTGACATCCCTGGCAAATACAAATTTACATGGAACGAAGACAATGGAAATGGATGCATAGGTAACGATACGGTAGAAATCAATTTTCTTCAAATACCCATCGCGCAAATAGCACTTCCTATGGCAGGCTGTACGCCCTTAGAAATAAACTTCACGAACACATCAAGCTATGCAGATAGCTATCACTGGGATTTCGGAAATGGCATCATATCAAACCAGGAAAACCCTCAACAAATATTCACCAACCATACGGCCATCCCTGTTGATTACGAAATCACTTTCATCGCCCGTACCATAAACGGCTGCGCAGACACGGTTCAACACACCATCGAAGTAGCTCCAACTCCTGTTTCGCTTTTTGAAATAGACAAAGCTGTTGGATGCAGCCCCCTTGAAAGTAAGTTCACCAATCAATCCCCAAGCGGAAATTCATATGAATGGATATGGGGAGACGGCTCCTCCAACATCACCACAACAAATGCTTCACATACATTCAAAAACAATGAAACATACACACAATCTTTTAAAGTAGAACTCATCAGTAAAAATACTTTTGGATGCACTGACACGTCAAAAATATTCACAACGGTCTATCCCAAACAGAAGTTTAACCTTATGGCCAGTCCTGATAGCGGATGTGCGCCCTTAAATGTAAACTTTATAGGAGACATAGGAGCCTATCAATACGAATGGGATTTCGGAGATGGAAACCATACCTTAGGAGGAAATATACATTCAAAATTATTTACCAATAATGAGCAAAAAAAAGAAAAACACCTAGTGACACTGTATACCACATCGGGCTTTGGCTGTTTAGACACTGCCCAAGTGAGCATCATCACATTACCTTCACCCACTGCTGAGTTTGTCCCCAACGATTTTGCCATCTGCTCACCTAAAAATATCGTATTCGACAACAACTCAGAACACAGTCTGAAATCATTCTGGGACTTTGGAGATGGGAATACGGCTAACACAGTTAATACGGAAAGCATCGATCACTCCTACATCAACAACACTTTCAGCCCAATTAATTACAAGATACGATTGGTTACTGAAAATAGTTTTGGATGTAAAGACTCCATGGATGGTTTCACTACTGTAAATCCCAGTGTGGCAGCTAAGATAACAGGAGATGGCAAGGGATGTGCCCCCATGGAAATTAGTTTTGGTAACGAATCTATAGGCGCCAACAATTTTGTATGGAACTATGGAGATGGACATACATCCACATCTTACCTCGGCCTGAATGTATTCACTAACAACACCACTACCGACAAAGAATATAAGGTAAGTATGATTGCAAGCTCACCCTATGGATGCACAGACACAGCTCATTCTGTAGTCACTATATATGCAACACCCGATGCCAATTTCACTGTCACCCCCGAGGAAGTACAGATGCCGGAATCAACAATAGAAATCAACAATCTAACCCTAGGCAATAACTGGCTATACCAATGGGAGTTTGGTGACTCTAACACCTCATCCCAACAACAACCCATACAGCACACATACGCCGACTATGGACTATACGATGTGTCACTCAAGGTATATTCTGAAAAATGCGAAAACACCCTAAAAAAAGGCGTTAGGATCAAAGCTGGGCTGCCCACCGTAGAATACGGCCCACCCACACAAGGATGCCCTGCCTTAAAGGTAGATTTCTTCAGCAATGCAACCAGCGCAGAAAACTACTACTGGGATTTTGGCGATGGCAACATCTCTGCTTCTCCCAATCCTACCCATACCTATTTTACCGAAGGAACCTATACCGTAACCCTCAGCGTAGAAGGACCTGGTGGCACAACTACAAAGAACGACCTTAAAATTGATGTCTATCCCGAACCCACAGCTTTATTTGAAGTACGTCCCAATATAGTGACCATTCCCGGAGAAGGTGTCACGTTCATAAATCAGTCGATAAATGCAGATACCTACCTATGGAATTTTGGTAACGGACAAACATCAACCCTTGAAAACCCGATACACGAATATTCATCAGCAGGCAATTTTGACATTAGACTACAAGCCGAAAACCAATACGGCTGCTCCAACTCATACATTCAATACCAAGCCGTAACAGCCAAAGAAGGAGGAGAAATCACTTTTCCCAACGCCTTCACCCCTAACACGGCCGGACCCGGAGACGGAAGATATGACCGCACAGATAATAACAATTTCATTTTTCATCCCGCAGTGGCCAAAGGAGTAGTCGAATACAAACTCCAAATTTTCACACGATGGGGACAACTGATATTTGAAAGCAACCAAATCGAAGTAGGTTGGAACGGGTATCACAAAAACCAACTATGTATCCAAGGGGTATATATCTGGAAAGTATCATGCAGATTTAGCACTGGACAATTTAAAGTATATACAGGAGATGTAACCTTACTGAGGTAA
- a CDS encoding Hsp20/alpha crystallin family protein has translation MMTLVRRTNRNLDSFLNDFMGGDFFMNQSGMYSGTKTIPAVNIMENDDQYLIELAAAGLKKDDFNVEFHNGKLTISANKDKVQEDVNYTQREFNYAGFTRTFNVPKQKVDDGAISASYENGVLRIVLPKREEVKPKPARMVEIA, from the coding sequence ATGATGACACTAGTTAGAAGAACAAACAGAAATTTAGATTCATTTTTGAATGATTTTATGGGAGGAGACTTTTTTATGAATCAGAGTGGAATGTATTCAGGTACTAAAACAATTCCAGCGGTGAACATTATGGAGAATGACGATCAGTATTTGATTGAGTTGGCTGCTGCAGGATTGAAAAAGGATGATTTTAATGTTGAGTTTCATAATGGTAAATTAACTATTTCGGCCAATAAGGATAAGGTTCAGGAAGATGTGAATTATACGCAAAGAGAGTTCAATTATGCAGGTTTTACCAGAACGTTTAATGTTCCGAAACAAAAGGTGGATGATGGTGCTATTTCAGCGAGCTACGAAAATGGCGTACTGCGTATTGTGCTACCCAAAAGAGAAGAGGTAAAACCAAAGCCTGCTCGAATGGTAGAAATAGCCTAA